The genomic region TGCTCGTTAATACAATATCCGAACTTGGCCCATCTTCACTCATCCAGGAACACACGCTTGAATTTAAAAATTTTTCGATCGACATTATTCCTCTCCTCCCTTAGAATCAGAGGTTATTTCCTTTTCTAAGGTACGAATCTCGTCCCGAACAATGGCTGCCTTTTCAAATTCCTCATCCGCAATTAACTGTTCAAGCTGAGACTTTAATTCTTGTAATTTTTTACGTAAATGAATCGATCCGCCTGCTCTTTCTGGAACTTTACCATGATGAATGGTATTGCCTGCATGAAATCTTTTTAAAATTGGTTCAAGTGCCGGTTTAAAACTTTCGTAGCAATCTGCACACCCGAATTTTCCTAGTTGTGCAAATTTATGATAAGTTAGACCACAAGTTTCACACTGCAATGAGGCCGGATGCACAAATGGTTCTTGCTTTGAATTTTGTAAAAAATGTTGTCCATTTAACATTCCCGCCAAAAGATGGTGTACGGAAAAGCCTGGACCGGCTTGGAACATGAACACTTCGCCTTTTTCATGGGCACAGTGCTCACATAAATGAACCTCTGTTT from Bacillus oleivorans harbors:
- a CDS encoding UvrB/UvrC motif-containing protein, translated to MICQECHERPATLHLTKIINGEKTEVHLCEHCAHEKGEVFMFQAGPGFSVHHLLAGMLNGQHFLQNSKQEPFVHPASLQCETCGLTYHKFAQLGKFGCADCYESFKPALEPILKRFHAGNTIHHGKVPERAGGSIHLRKKLQELKSQLEQLIADEEFEKAAIVRDEIRTLEKEITSDSKGGEE